The following coding sequences are from one Verrucomicrobiota bacterium window:
- a CDS encoding aminoglycoside phosphotransferase family protein: MAYQEKQLQEISKQFQIYGEILHAETFKIGHINETYSATYDQGGMRVRYIHQKINKGVFKNPPAVMKNVMRVTTHIRRKLESRNARDITRRSLIVIPTRAGQSFYRSSEGEYWRTFVFIEGVETFEAVQTPDQAFEAGRAFGEFQSLLVDLPGERLHETIPNFHNTRKRFTVLHQAIEKDHLNRAKEAYSEIKFALAHEEIVDVILNAMARRKIPERITHNDTKFNNVMLDTLTGEARCVVDLDTVMPGCALYDFGDMVRTTTSPTLEDERDLSKVKMHMPTFKRLAQGYLSTAGTFLTRAEKSHLAFAGKLITFEIGIRFLTDFLSGDTYFRIHRPGHNLDRSRTQFKLVESIERQEAAMQKFVDRL, from the coding sequence ATGGCTTACCAGGAAAAGCAGCTCCAGGAAATCTCGAAGCAATTCCAGATCTACGGCGAAATCCTCCACGCGGAGACCTTCAAGATCGGTCACATCAACGAGACCTACTCCGCCACCTACGACCAGGGCGGCATGCGCGTCCGTTACATCCACCAGAAGATCAACAAAGGTGTCTTCAAGAACCCGCCCGCCGTGATGAAGAATGTCATGCGCGTCACCACCCACATCCGCCGCAAACTCGAATCACGCAACGCCCGCGACATCACGCGTCGTTCTTTGATCGTCATTCCGACGCGCGCTGGTCAGTCCTTTTATCGCAGCAGTGAGGGCGAATACTGGCGCACTTTTGTCTTCATCGAAGGCGTCGAAACGTTTGAAGCCGTGCAGACACCTGACCAGGCCTTCGAAGCCGGACGCGCCTTCGGCGAATTCCAGAGCCTGCTCGTGGACCTCCCGGGCGAGCGGCTCCACGAAACCATCCCCAACTTTCACAACACGCGAAAACGCTTCACCGTCTTGCATCAAGCTATCGAAAAGGACCACCTCAACCGCGCCAAAGAGGCGTATTCCGAAATCAAGTTCGCGCTCGCGCACGAGGAAATCGTGGACGTCATCCTCAACGCGATGGCCAGGCGCAAAATCCCCGAACGCATCACTCACAACGACACCAAATTCAACAACGTAATGCTCGACACGCTCACCGGTGAAGCCCGCTGCGTCGTCGATCTCGACACCGTCATGCCCGGCTGCGCGCTCTACGATTTCGGCGACATGGTTCGCACGACCACCAGCCCGACCCTCGAAGACGAGCGCGACCTTTCCAAGGTCAAAATGCACATGCCGACTTTCAAGCGACTCGCCCAAGGTTATCTTTCCACCGCCGGCACGTTCCTGACGCGCGCCGAGAAATCCCACCTCGCCTTTGCCGGCAAACTCATCACCTTCGAAATCGGCATCCGCTTCCTGACCGACTTCCTGAGTGGCGACACCTACTTTCGCATCCACCGTCCTGGTCACAATCTGGACCGTAGCCGCACGCAGTTCAAACTCGTCGAATCCATCGAACGTCAGGAAGCCGCCATGCAGAAATTCGTTGACCGCTTGTAA
- the rmuC gene encoding DNA recombination protein RmuC, whose protein sequence is MNLPEGMKLAIAFVIGGGLGLLIGWLFGRGRGGASADRRLEADLQQRLAQREAELSQSRAEAMQIRTLLATAQANQASAEKLLGEQRALHERATAEAKEAQAKALADLREAFRALSAEALKQSAPEFLRLAEQSFGKLQEAAKGDLDKRQESIKVLVEPLKQQLETYQKRLQQSEAAQSSTLGEVKKQLELLSQQSQSLASETQQFRMVLKSSQARGRWGEETLRRVVEAAGMSAHCDFTEQTQSDDKKPDLIVRLPGDRFIIVDAKVPELEFLQALDSADTTKRAVALAAHAAKLKATVKALADRDYPSQFPNALDYVVLFVPAESLFSAALEGDHDLIVWAAGKRILLATPASLIALLRSVAVSWQQHAQTENAQKIAEAAQEFYTRVVKFTEHFEKIRSGLERANSAFNDAAASFQTRVRPAGERFVELRGGAAGKELADVQPLDNTLRLPPSTSSASEG, encoded by the coding sequence ATGAATCTGCCTGAGGGAATGAAGCTCGCAATCGCGTTCGTCATCGGCGGCGGTCTGGGTCTGCTTATCGGTTGGCTGTTTGGCCGTGGACGCGGCGGAGCATCGGCAGACCGCCGGTTAGAAGCGGACCTTCAGCAAAGGCTCGCGCAACGCGAGGCGGAGTTGAGCCAGTCGCGCGCTGAGGCCATGCAGATTAGAACTTTGCTGGCCACAGCCCAAGCGAATCAGGCAAGCGCGGAGAAACTGTTGGGCGAGCAGCGCGCGTTGCATGAGCGCGCGACGGCCGAGGCGAAAGAAGCGCAGGCAAAAGCACTGGCGGATTTGCGAGAAGCATTTAGGGCATTGAGCGCCGAGGCTTTAAAGCAGAGTGCGCCGGAGTTCTTGCGGTTGGCGGAACAAAGTTTTGGCAAGTTACAGGAAGCGGCGAAGGGCGATCTGGACAAGCGGCAGGAGTCCATCAAGGTGTTGGTCGAGCCGCTGAAGCAGCAGTTGGAAACCTACCAGAAACGGTTGCAGCAGAGCGAGGCCGCACAGTCCTCCACACTCGGTGAGGTGAAGAAGCAACTGGAACTACTCTCGCAGCAAAGCCAGTCGCTCGCCAGCGAGACGCAGCAGTTCCGCATGGTGCTCAAATCCAGCCAAGCGCGCGGTCGCTGGGGCGAGGAAACCCTACGCCGCGTCGTAGAAGCCGCCGGCATGAGTGCGCACTGCGATTTCACCGAACAGACGCAGTCGGACGACAAAAAGCCCGACCTCATCGTTCGTCTGCCGGGCGACCGGTTCATCATCGTGGATGCCAAGGTGCCGGAACTGGAATTCTTGCAGGCGCTGGACAGCGCGGACACGACGAAGCGGGCCGTGGCGCTGGCCGCCCACGCGGCGAAGTTGAAGGCCACGGTCAAAGCACTCGCGGACCGGGATTATCCGAGCCAGTTCCCGAACGCACTCGATTATGTCGTTTTGTTCGTACCGGCAGAATCACTGTTCAGCGCCGCGTTGGAAGGCGATCATGATTTGATTGTGTGGGCCGCCGGCAAGCGGATACTGCTGGCGACACCGGCCTCTCTGATTGCGCTGCTGCGCTCCGTGGCCGTGAGCTGGCAGCAGCACGCGCAAACGGAGAACGCCCAGAAAATCGCCGAGGCTGCGCAGGAGTTTTACACGCGCGTGGTGAAGTTCACCGAGCATTTCGAGAAAATCCGCTCAGGTCTGGAAAGAGCCAACAGCGCATTCAACGACGCGGCCGCGAGCTTTCAAACCCGCGTCCGGCCGGCCGGCGAGCGATTCGTTGAACTCCGCGGCGGGGCGGCGGGCAAAGAGTTGGCTGACGTGCAACCACTGGACAACACTTTGCGACTGCCGCCCTCAACTTCGTCAGCAAGCGAGGGTTGA
- a CDS encoding MGMT family protein: MKSKKTWREKLATSKDLPKTMVIPAPSEVDALMKQVPKGRVVTINELRAALAAKHKVTFACPLTTGIFSWIAVHAAAEAEAEGDKRVTPYWRTLKTGGEINPKYPGGAGGVAKRLRAEGHKVISKGRRVFVADHENKLFTRLR, translated from the coding sequence ATGAAATCAAAAAAGACCTGGCGAGAAAAACTGGCTACGAGCAAGGACCTGCCGAAGACGATGGTGATTCCCGCGCCTTCCGAGGTGGACGCTTTGATGAAGCAAGTCCCCAAAGGGCGGGTTGTAACTATCAACGAACTTCGCGCCGCGCTGGCGGCGAAGCACAAGGTGACGTTCGCCTGTCCCTTGACCACCGGGATTTTCTCGTGGATTGCGGTCCACGCCGCCGCCGAGGCTGAGGCTGAAGGCGACAAACGTGTTACCCCTTATTGGCGGACGCTGAAGACCGGCGGCGAGATCAATCCCAAATATCCCGGCGGCGCGGGGGGCGTCGCCAAACGATTGCGCGCTGAAGGACACAAGGTCATTAGCAAAGGCAGGCGCGTCTTCGTCGCCGACCACGAGAACAAACTTTTCACCCGATTGCGATGA
- a CDS encoding reactive intermediate/imine deaminase (has endoribonuclease activity on mRNA) codes for MATKSIIKPAKSAPAVGPYNHAVRVGDLLFCAGQIPLDPATGNLVVGDIKAQTERVLQNVKVILDDQKLTFANVVKSTVFMTNLADFAGMNEVYSKYFTSDFPARSTIQVAALPKDANVEIEVVAHF; via the coding sequence ATGGCAACCAAATCCATCATCAAGCCGGCGAAATCTGCTCCCGCCGTCGGCCCATACAATCACGCCGTGCGCGTTGGCGACCTGCTATTTTGCGCGGGACAGATTCCGCTCGACCCGGCAACCGGAAATCTAGTAGTCGGCGACATCAAGGCGCAGACCGAGCGCGTGCTGCAGAACGTCAAAGTAATTCTCGATGATCAGAAACTGACTTTCGCCAATGTGGTCAAGAGCACGGTGTTCATGACAAACCTCGCGGACTTCGCCGGAATGAACGAGGTTTACTCGAAATATTTCACCAGCGATTTCCCGGCGCGCTCGACGATTCAAGTGGCCGCGTTGCCCAAGGACGCGAATGTGGAGATTGAAGTGGTGGCGCATTTCTAA